The Psilocybe cubensis strain MGC-MH-2018 chromosome 7, whole genome shotgun sequence genome has a window encoding:
- a CDS encoding 5'-deoxynucleotidase HDDC2 yields the protein MYRMAMLAMLSEDSKLDISKCVMMALVHDLAEAQVGDIAPREGIPKAEKHRLESEAMHNIVHDMLHNSPAAQKINALWMEYEDGKSPEAKFVKDLDRFEMASQALEYEKNHGANLQPFFDSSIPKLQHPQVQEWGQGLLEERQNTIATKIPVT from the exons CTCGCCATGCTCTCCGAGGACTCGAAACTAGATATATCCAA ATGTGTGATGATGGCTTTGGTGCACGATCTTGCTGAAGCACAAG TTGGAGATATCGCACCGAGAGAAGGAATACCAAAGGCCGAAAAGCACAGACTAGAATCTGAAGCTATGCACAACATCGTGCACGACATGCTTCACAATAGCCCAGCTGCGCAGAAAATCAACGCCCTCTGGATG GAGTACGAAGACGGAAAATCTCCTGAAGCTAAATTCGTCAAAG ATCTTGATCGATTTGAAATGGCTTCACAAG CTCTAGAATACGAGAAAAATCATGGCGCCAATCTGCAGCCGTTCTTCGACAGCAGCATACCAAAACTCCAACACCCtcaagtacaagaatgggGTCAGGGACTGCTAGAAGAAAGACAGAACACAATCGCCACCAAAATTCCGGTAACCTAA